The Williamsoniiplasma somnilux genome includes a window with the following:
- a CDS encoding RluA family pseudouridine synthase, which translates to MTKFEINNNDNNQSLFKFVKKSFSTTPLSVIYKWFRKGDIKINGKRIKDQKFLLTTGDLVEVYDTNKPVVRDEFKYVDWQGMMVAYEDENIFIINKAPDIEMHSPVNVSLDDMVKSYLYDHEEYNPEVENSFVVSHVHRLDKLTSGLVIYAKNKVSLDVMLAAIQNKNAIEKYYIAKVSKKFNNDFKTKGWIKYDQEKQISIFTEEDKSEHKNFKYCETEFKILLKQEEFNIVEAKLLTGRKHQIRATLAYYGFPIINDFRYGGKKINNEKMIFLSAYKLIFKNLPEPLEYLNGEKIILDLNIEN; encoded by the coding sequence ATGACAAAATTTGAAATCAACAATAATGATAATAACCAAAGTTTATTTAAGTTTGTGAAAAAGTCTTTTTCAACAACACCACTTTCTGTAATTTACAAATGGTTTAGGAAAGGTGATATTAAAATTAATGGAAAAAGAATTAAAGACCAAAAATTTTTATTAACTACAGGTGATTTAGTTGAAGTTTATGACACCAACAAACCGGTTGTTAGAGATGAATTTAAATATGTTGATTGACAGGGAATGATGGTCGCATATGAAGATGAGAATATCTTTATAATTAATAAAGCACCAGACATAGAAATGCATTCTCCAGTTAATGTCTCATTAGATGATATGGTTAAATCATATTTATATGATCATGAAGAATATAATCCAGAAGTTGAAAATTCTTTTGTTGTTTCTCATGTTCACCGATTAGATAAATTAACTTCAGGACTAGTTATTTATGCAAAAAATAAAGTTAGCTTAGATGTAATGCTGGCTGCTATTCAAAACAAAAACGCAATTGAAAAATATTACATTGCTAAAGTTTCTAAAAAATTTAACAATGATTTTAAAACTAAAGGTTGAATTAAATATGATCAGGAAAAACAAATTTCCATTTTTACTGAAGAAGACAAAAGTGAGCATAAAAATTTTAAATACTGCGAAACAGAATTTAAAATTTTATTAAAACAAGAAGAATTTAATATTGTTGAAGCTAAGTTATTAACAGGAAGAAAACATCAAATCAGAGCGACTCTTGCTTATTATGGTTTTCCAATTATTAATGATTTCCGTTATGGGGGTAAAAAAATTAACAATGAAAAAATGATTTTTTTGTCAGCATATAAACTTATATTTAAAAATTTGCCAGAGCCTTTAGAATATCTCAATGGTGAGAAAATAATTTTAGATTTAAATATTGAAAATTAA
- a CDS encoding CPBP family intramembrane glutamic endopeptidase produces the protein MTNIIAKTKFLISKLQIKENEQNKNFEFLFKVYNPKTDGIIFLLTALIIPFTSLLIFRFAAGMGYTDPGSQTDSYLTMGHMLVTLVSAIAGLIIFLQRDSKLFIKSGLIIFYLFEIVPVLSALIGSFILSLIYGTDVKDSAVANIIGLWFQIIGEIFIIIWAIQKTTDLKERIISTFKNDWKRLLLITIIGIITIVGICIFLWNVLFTTEKSNNQNQLESLLKSPNLAIRVSYTLTLFVLTVLIAPLAEELTSRHAWYVGTGNRTVGWLTSALFFGMIHVSSGDIQNIGNYLIAGLILSSIFNISRGNVTYSWLVHAGYNLIALILILVQ, from the coding sequence ATGACAAACATTATTGCAAAAACAAAGTTTCTAATTTCTAAATTACAAATTAAAGAAAATGAACAAAACAAAAATTTTGAGTTTTTATTTAAAGTTTATAATCCTAAAACTGATGGAATCATTTTTTTATTAACTGCTTTAATAATTCCTTTTACATCATTATTAATTTTTAGGTTTGCCGCAGGAATGGGTTATACAGACCCGGGTTCGCAAACAGATAGTTATTTAACAATGGGGCATATGTTAGTAACACTTGTTTCTGCGATTGCTGGTTTAATCATTTTTTTGCAAAGAGATTCTAAACTATTTATAAAATCAGGTTTAATAATTTTTTATTTATTTGAAATTGTTCCTGTGTTATCTGCATTGATTGGCTCGTTTATTTTATCTTTAATATACGGAACTGATGTTAAAGATAGTGCTGTAGCTAACATTATTGGTCTTTGATTTCAAATTATCGGAGAAATTTTTATCATAATTTGAGCTATTCAAAAAACGACAGATTTGAAAGAGCGCATTATTTCAACTTTTAAAAATGATTGAAAGCGTTTGTTATTAATTACAATAATTGGAATTATTACAATTGTTGGTATTTGTATTTTTCTTTGAAATGTATTGTTTACAACTGAAAAATCAAATAATCAAAATCAATTAGAAAGTCTTTTAAAATCTCCTAATTTAGCTATAAGAGTGTCATATACCTTGACATTATTTGTTTTAACGGTTTTGATTGCTCCATTAGCAGAAGAATTAACTTCACGACATGCTTGATATGTTGGAACAGGAAATCGAACAGTTGGTTGGCTCACATCGGCATTATTTTTTGGAATGATACATGTTAGTTCCGGAGATATTCAAAACATTGGTAACTATCTAATTGCTGGTTTGATTTTGTCTTCAATTTTTAATATTTCAAGAGGTAATGTGACTTATAGTTGACTAGTGCATGCCGGTTACAATTTAATAGCATTAATCTTAATTTTAGTTCAATAG
- a CDS encoding phosphoenolpyruvate-utilizing N-terminal domain-containing protein translates to MFSKIIGLCLNEGVGSGLTFKPRIISKVETDIDADKELSQYIKAIDTIKSNIANSNEYQSGDQESKDILMVLENEALTADIKKLIKSQKQSASQATKYVADKFFKAFNIIDTKESKKFADEVSFAASLIISELSDLQAGVSSSLTSNDLVLLIEDMKFENLELIKNKKVNAIILKENVDNEDLLKEIHKIKKPFVVLGKKFIYVQENTNVAVVDGSVAL, encoded by the coding sequence ATGTTTTCAAAAATAATAGGTCTATGTCTAAATGAAGGAGTAGGATCAGGTTTAACTTTTAAGCCTAGAATAATTTCAAAAGTAGAAACAGACATAGATGCAGACAAAGAATTATCACAATATATTAAAGCCATTGACACAATTAAATCTAATATTGCCAATTCTAATGAATACCAAAGTGGTGATCAAGAATCTAAAGACATTTTGATGGTTTTAGAAAATGAAGCTTTAACAGCAGATATTAAAAAATTAATTAAAAGTCAAAAACAAAGTGCTTCGCAAGCAACTAAGTATGTTGCTGATAAATTTTTTAAAGCTTTTAATATTATTGATACTAAAGAATCAAAAAAATTTGCTGATGAAGTTTCTTTTGCTGCGAGTTTAATAATTTCTGAATTAAGTGACCTACAAGCAGGTGTTTCTAGTTCACTAACATCAAATGATTTAGTTCTTTTAATTGAAGACATGAAATTTGAAAATTTAGAGTTAATAAAAAACAAAAAAGTTAATGCTATCATTCTTAAAGAAAACGTTGATAACGAAGATTTATTAAAAGAAATTCATAAAATTAAAAAACCATTTGTTGTTTTGGGCAAAAAATTTATTTATGTGCAGGAAAACACAAATGTTGCTGTTGTTGATGGGTCGGTAGCTTTATAA
- a CDS encoding HPr family phosphocarrier protein — MAKFTAVITDKVGLHARPASVLAKEASKYSSDIKILSDGKTGNLKSIMNVMAMAIKTGTEVTIEATGSDADAALAGIKEAMINAALIQG, encoded by the coding sequence ATGGCAAAATTTACTGCAGTAATTACTGATAAAGTAGGATTACATGCTAGACCGGCTTCTGTATTAGCAAAGGAAGCTTCTAAATATTCATCAGATATCAAAATATTATCAGATGGTAAAACAGGAAATCTAAAATCAATTATGAACGTAATGGCAATGGCTATTAAAACCGGAACAGAAGTTACAATCGAAGCAACTGGTTCTGATGCTGATGCAGCATTGGCAGGAATCAAAGAAGCAATGATTAACGCTGCTTTAATCCAAGGATAG
- a CDS encoding ATP-dependent helicase, with translation MNNLLEGLNENQLKAVMTNDRPLRIIAGAGSGKTKVITTKIAYLINDLKIPSWKILAVTFTNKAAKEMKDRVQKILSNNEDRLFISTFHSFCTRVLREDFISANLEKNFLIIDTNDQQQIIKKIIKELNLNQDQDNRKLQRFIISRISYWKNHLISPQEARDEVFDPNERNAVKVYRVYQETLLTNNQVDFDDLQVKVYQMFNNNPEVLEKWRSRFEYVMVDEFQDTNELQFDLIKFLTKNKNNLTVVGDPDQTIYSWRGAQVNIILNFEKSYKNALTVVLDRNYRSTQQILDLANSFISHNKNREEKNIYTDNTNGEIVEVKEVATRYMEAKSVGAEIQELIKSKKYNYNDIFVLYRMNAWSQEFEKVFANLKIPFQLIGGIKFRERKVIKDAMAFLKVIAVKDNLSMERILHLTPKVGEVTIEKIISLANEHHLNILDLIINEDQSLINSITKNLDKLRTVLIEALKLYKLNSSLEELLKFVLVESGYENKVLLLDDDKDDIKNIYAFYDQLNKFDLDFNSETFGEENKLLAFLQEEALLSEEEDDLQPNKVTLLTIHAAKGLESKVVFIAGLNRDVFPSKLSMFTIAQLEEERRALYVALTRAKEKLYISYVKGEFSYISQGELGPSKFIGELNKNLYSLETNIFVHGDGVITSNKTIVSSRFENFNKNDSSKDYQKGDMVSHMIFGDGVVVKIVDQQLQIAFNNPKFGVMLIASSNPVLKKK, from the coding sequence ATGAATAATTTGTTAGAAGGACTAAACGAAAACCAATTAAAAGCAGTTATGACAAATGATCGACCTTTAAGAATTATTGCCGGAGCAGGTTCTGGCAAAACTAAAGTTATTACAACAAAAATTGCTTATTTAATTAATGATTTAAAAATCCCTTCTTGAAAAATTCTTGCTGTAACATTTACAAATAAAGCAGCCAAAGAAATGAAAGATCGTGTTCAAAAAATTTTGAGCAATAATGAGGATAGATTGTTTATTTCAACATTTCACTCTTTTTGTACTCGTGTTTTAAGAGAAGATTTTATAAGTGCGAATTTAGAAAAAAATTTCTTAATTATTGATACTAACGATCAACAACAAATTATCAAAAAAATTATTAAAGAATTAAATTTAAACCAAGATCAAGATAATCGTAAACTTCAACGTTTTATTATTTCTAGAATTAGTTATTGAAAAAACCATTTAATTTCTCCGCAAGAAGCTCGAGATGAAGTGTTTGACCCAAATGAAAGAAATGCAGTAAAAGTTTATAGAGTTTATCAAGAAACACTTTTAACTAACAATCAAGTAGATTTTGATGATTTACAAGTCAAAGTTTATCAAATGTTTAATAATAACCCTGAAGTTTTAGAAAAATGAAGATCAAGGTTTGAATATGTTATGGTCGATGAATTTCAAGATACTAACGAATTACAATTTGATTTAATTAAATTTTTGACAAAAAATAAAAATAATTTAACTGTTGTTGGAGATCCTGATCAAACAATTTATTCCTGAAGAGGTGCTCAAGTAAATATTATTTTAAATTTTGAGAAATCTTATAAAAATGCTTTGACTGTCGTTTTGGATAGAAATTACCGTTCGACCCAACAAATTTTAGATCTTGCTAATAGTTTTATTTCACATAACAAAAATCGCGAAGAAAAAAATATTTATACTGACAATACTAATGGAGAAATTGTTGAAGTCAAAGAAGTTGCAACAAGATATATGGAAGCAAAAAGCGTTGGAGCTGAAATTCAAGAATTAATTAAAAGTAAAAAATATAATTACAATGATATTTTTGTTCTTTATCGAATGAATGCTTGATCACAAGAATTTGAAAAAGTTTTTGCAAATTTAAAAATACCTTTCCAATTAATTGGAGGAATTAAATTTAGAGAACGTAAAGTTATTAAAGATGCGATGGCTTTCTTAAAAGTTATTGCAGTTAAAGATAATTTATCTATGGAAAGAATTTTACATTTAACTCCTAAAGTTGGTGAAGTAACAATTGAAAAAATTATTTCATTAGCAAATGAACATCATTTAAATATTTTAGATTTAATAATAAATGAAGATCAATCTCTAATAAATTCTATAACTAAAAATTTGGATAAACTGCGTACAGTTTTGATTGAAGCACTCAAACTTTATAAACTTAATAGTTCATTAGAAGAGCTATTGAAATTTGTTTTGGTAGAATCAGGTTACGAAAATAAAGTTTTATTGTTAGATGATGATAAGGATGACATAAAAAACATTTATGCATTTTATGATCAATTAAACAAATTTGATTTAGATTTTAATTCAGAAACATTTGGGGAAGAAAATAAATTGTTAGCTTTTTTACAAGAGGAAGCTTTACTTTCTGAAGAAGAAGATGATTTACAACCAAATAAAGTAACTCTTTTAACAATTCATGCAGCAAAAGGTTTAGAAAGTAAAGTCGTTTTTATAGCTGGTTTAAATAGAGATGTTTTTCCAAGTAAATTATCAATGTTTACAATTGCTCAATTAGAAGAAGAGCGAAGAGCTTTATATGTAGCTTTAACCAGAGCAAAAGAAAAACTTTACATTTCTTATGTTAAAGGTGAGTTTTCTTATATTTCTCAAGGCGAACTTGGACCTTCTAAGTTTATCGGTGAATTAAACAAAAATCTTTATAGTTTGGAAACAAATATTTTTGTACACGGTGATGGAGTTATTACCTCTAATAAAACAATTGTTAGTTCTCGATTTGAAAATTTTAATAAAAACGATAGCTCTAAAGATTATCAAAAAGGAGACATGGTTTCGCATATGATTTTTGGGGATGGTGTTGTTGTTAAAATTGTTGATCAACAATTGCAAATAGCTTTTAATAATCCTAAATTCGGAGTTATGTTGATAGCTTCTTCTAATCCCGTGTTAAAGAAAAAATAG
- a CDS encoding RDD family protein — protein sequence MSKVKVNNSNSSLTTLPRLSKNNQIIDNPEKHYRLASIYKVMFARLFDLLLSAIPGIVINIVLMQRDEFIGNWGMLIGIIIATFCWVIIYFVVMPWFLKGQTLGKLLFNIRLMKKGENKKVTLLALFLREAYFNVVPWLIVVIAQIVSVILMSNFQTDEVSKSPGLIPAIIIVNISNLIYALWMGIVALTIKVQADHQAGIDMKLGLYVVDKLAIEDEIKIVREDSKMSRKQKHVSLAEQPGNFDQDMINDLYISESDEPLSSIYVEESQHLENFQIEQERKKFLEQKNRKDEDKDE from the coding sequence ATGAGCAAAGTAAAAGTTAATAATTCAAATAGTTCTCTGACAACTTTGCCTAGGCTTTCTAAAAACAATCAAATTATTGATAACCCTGAAAAACATTATCGTCTAGCGAGCATTTATAAAGTAATGTTTGCTAGACTTTTTGACTTGTTATTATCCGCAATTCCTGGAATTGTTATTAATATTGTTTTAATGCAAAGAGATGAGTTTATTGGTAATTGGGGAATGTTGATTGGAATTATTATTGCAACATTTTGTTGAGTAATAATTTATTTTGTAGTTATGCCTTGATTTCTAAAGGGGCAAACATTAGGGAAATTACTTTTTAATATCCGTTTAATGAAAAAGGGTGAAAATAAAAAAGTAACTTTATTGGCTTTATTTTTGCGTGAAGCTTATTTTAATGTTGTTCCTTGATTGATTGTCGTTATAGCTCAAATTGTTTCTGTAATTTTGATGTCTAATTTTCAAACTGACGAAGTTTCTAAATCACCCGGTTTAATTCCTGCAATAATTATTGTTAATATTTCTAATCTTATTTATGCATTATGAATGGGTATTGTCGCTTTAACGATTAAAGTTCAAGCAGATCATCAAGCTGGTATAGATATGAAATTAGGATTATATGTGGTAGATAAGCTAGCTATTGAAGATGAAATTAAAATCGTTAGAGAAGATTCTAAAATGAGTAGAAAGCAAAAACATGTTTCTTTAGCTGAACAACCAGGTAATTTTGATCAAGATATGATTAATGATTTATACATCTCTGAAAGTGATGAACCACTTTCTTCAATTTATGTAGAAGAGTCTCAACACTTAGAAAATTTTCAAATCGAACAAGAACGTAAAAAATTTCTTGAGCAAAAAAATAGAAAAGATGAGGACAAGGATGAATAA
- a CDS encoding glycosyltransferase family A protein, which translates to MLISFIILSAGREERIFKTINSLKRQSNLDYELIVINDDPYVEKESLDFLRDQFEQNDNMLLVFNNKSQGASTNWNTALQLAQGEYITFIKEGDILEPNFVETINKNLKSVQTKIDIIQYKQMWSGLHEGVTECFLEDSKIYNLGESKEVFAYINQNIYGKLFRLNYLKDFRITFRSSVRFDSLFLFKALGHARTFLQIPEVISSHRMGILKYSAFDLVNQWPHILNYYRRIGTYKELRDELNYAYTRELTYDFLSLVSKFENKQLYKKALKYVNSKMENKLEQFAKSNKSFLKSSDYKFVKYINEFESFIANELKHNK; encoded by the coding sequence ATGTTAATTTCGTTTATTATTTTATCGGCAGGACGAGAAGAAAGAATTTTCAAAACTATCAACTCTTTAAAAAGACAATCTAATCTTGATTATGAACTGATTGTTATTAATGATGATCCATATGTTGAGAAAGAATCTTTGGATTTTTTGCGTGACCAATTTGAACAAAACGACAATATGCTTTTAGTTTTTAATAATAAATCTCAAGGTGCTTCAACTAATTGAAATACAGCTTTACAATTAGCCCAAGGCGAATATATTACATTCATTAAAGAAGGTGACATTTTAGAACCTAATTTTGTAGAAACAATTAATAAAAATTTAAAATCTGTACAAACTAAAATTGATATTATTCAATATAAACAAATGTGAAGCGGATTACATGAAGGTGTCACTGAATGCTTTTTAGAAGATAGTAAAATTTACAACTTGGGAGAATCAAAAGAAGTCTTTGCTTACATAAACCAAAATATCTATGGTAAACTTTTTAGATTAAATTATTTAAAAGATTTTAGAATTACTTTTAGAAGTTCTGTACGTTTTGACAGTTTATTTTTGTTTAAAGCATTAGGGCATGCTCGTACTTTTTTACAAATTCCTGAAGTTATTTCATCACACAGAATGGGGATCTTAAAATATTCAGCATTTGATTTGGTTAATCAATGACCGCACATTCTAAATTACTATCGAAGAATCGGGACATATAAGGAATTGCGCGATGAATTAAATTATGCTTATACTCGTGAATTAACTTACGACTTTTTATCACTTGTTTCTAAATTTGAAAACAAGCAATTATATAAAAAAGCTTTAAAATACGTTAATTCTAAAATGGAAAATAAATTGGAACAATTCGCTAAAAGCAATAAGAGCTTTTTAAAATCTTCAGATTATAAGTTTGTTAAATATATTAATGAATTTGAATCTTTTATTGCTAATGAACTTAAACATAATAAATAG
- the asnS gene encoding asparagine--tRNA ligase: MKDLTNIFKSYQNMEGAEVTFIARVRSNRQGKVVSFMVLNDGTTFKDVQVVYKSDIIGFNDAQEARVSSIVEVVGKIINTPGKPQPFEIVASKIILLDQAIEEYPLQKKEHSPEFLREIAHLRARTKTLSAVFKIRSTLAFAIHKFFNEQGFVYVNTPIITSNDAEGAGEEFVVTTLEDTNYEEDFFGKKANLTVSGQLHAEALAQAFKKVYTFGPTFRAEESYTSKHAAEFWMIEPEVAFNSLTDNILLIEKMLKSIVGYVLEKCFDELQFLDNNLEKGLIEKIQGITSSNFKTLTYSEAIEILKKAVEQGVAFEQKNIHFGLDLGTEHERYICEVVNKCPTFVTNYPKDIKAFYMKQNDDNKTVAAVDLLVPGIGELIGGSERESDYDKLVKRCEEIKIPVDKLEWYLNLRQYGYYKSAGFGLGFERLVMYITGITNIRDVISYPRTPKNLLF; the protein is encoded by the coding sequence ATGAAAGATTTAACAAATATTTTTAAATCTTATCAAAACATGGAAGGCGCAGAAGTAACTTTTATAGCAAGGGTAAGATCCAATAGGCAAGGTAAGGTTGTTTCGTTCATGGTTTTAAATGATGGAACCACTTTTAAAGATGTTCAAGTTGTTTATAAATCTGATATTATTGGTTTTAATGATGCTCAAGAAGCAAGAGTATCATCGATTGTAGAAGTTGTGGGTAAAATAATTAATACTCCTGGTAAACCTCAACCTTTTGAAATCGTTGCAAGTAAAATAATACTTTTAGACCAAGCAATTGAAGAATATCCATTACAAAAAAAGGAACACAGTCCCGAATTTTTACGTGAAATTGCTCACTTACGAGCAAGAACAAAAACTTTAAGTGCTGTTTTTAAAATTAGATCTACTTTAGCTTTTGCAATTCACAAATTCTTTAATGAGCAAGGATTTGTGTATGTTAATACCCCAATAATTACTAGTAATGATGCAGAAGGTGCAGGAGAAGAATTTGTTGTAACGACTTTAGAAGATACTAACTATGAAGAAGATTTTTTTGGTAAAAAAGCTAATTTAACAGTTTCTGGTCAATTACATGCCGAAGCTTTAGCGCAAGCATTTAAAAAAGTTTATACTTTTGGACCTACTTTTAGAGCAGAAGAATCTTACACTTCTAAGCATGCTGCAGAATTTTGAATGATTGAACCAGAAGTTGCTTTTAATTCTTTAACAGACAACATTCTACTGATTGAAAAAATGTTGAAATCAATTGTTGGTTATGTACTTGAAAAATGTTTTGATGAATTACAATTTTTAGATAATAATTTGGAAAAGGGTTTAATTGAAAAAATTCAAGGAATAACAAGTTCTAATTTCAAAACACTTACTTATAGTGAAGCGATTGAAATTTTGAAAAAAGCTGTTGAACAAGGTGTTGCTTTTGAACAAAAAAATATTCATTTTGGTTTAGACTTAGGAACTGAACATGAAAGATATATTTGCGAGGTCGTTAACAAGTGTCCAACATTTGTAACTAATTACCCAAAAGATATTAAAGCTTTTTATATGAAACAAAATGATGACAACAAAACAGTAGCAGCCGTAGATTTATTAGTGCCAGGAATCGGGGAACTTATTGGTGGAAGTGAACGTGAATCTGATTATGACAAATTAGTGAAACGTTGTGAAGAAATAAAAATTCCTGTTGACAAACTTGAATGATACTTAAATTTAAGACAGTATGGATATTATAAATCGGCTGGTTTCGGATTAGGTTTTGAAAGACTAGTAATGTATATTACCGGAATTACTAATATTCGTGATGTTATTTCATATCCAAGAACACCAAAAAATTTATTATTTTAA
- a CDS encoding Cof-type HAD-IIB family hydrolase — protein MLKNIRLVVTDLDGTVLEHGKIANHNDLDTLLKLEKKGIALTIATGQNWSNAVTKAHIFEIQNGVDYIICNNGAYISKVSKYEPICVIKIENNLVQKVYNKCTEMNITFFAYYKENRHMYWNGVPLTCESLNARNWTDKFILNDISQIENFDYDSVFQIMIFVPDQEVNSFEQWFKEEGLDQELLSMSNNIESMPIYEFTNIKTNKGVAVRNLAKLLKIDLNDVITFGDNLNDMEMIKDMPHSVAVGNAVPKIKEAATYITDTNKNGGVSKFINEHILGGK, from the coding sequence ATGCTTAAAAATATTAGATTAGTTGTCACAGATTTAGATGGAACAGTTTTAGAACATGGAAAAATAGCGAATCATAACGATTTAGACACACTTTTAAAGTTAGAAAAAAAAGGCATTGCTTTAACAATTGCGACAGGGCAAAATTGATCAAATGCAGTTACTAAAGCTCATATTTTTGAAATTCAAAACGGAGTTGATTATATTATTTGTAATAATGGAGCCTACATTTCAAAAGTTAGTAAATATGAACCTATTTGTGTAATTAAAATTGAAAATAATTTAGTGCAAAAGGTTTATAATAAGTGTACAGAAATGAACATAACTTTTTTTGCTTATTACAAAGAAAACAGACATATGTATTGAAACGGAGTTCCGTTAACATGCGAATCTTTAAATGCTAGAAATTGAACTGATAAATTCATTTTAAATGATATTTCCCAAATTGAAAATTTTGATTATGATAGTGTTTTTCAAATTATGATCTTTGTCCCAGACCAAGAAGTTAATTCTTTTGAACAATGATTTAAAGAAGAAGGTTTAGATCAAGAACTATTGTCAATGTCTAACAACATTGAATCAATGCCAATTTATGAGTTTACAAATATTAAAACCAACAAAGGTGTTGCTGTTAGAAATTTAGCTAAATTATTAAAAATAGATCTTAATGATGTGATTACATTTGGTGATAATTTAAATGACATGGAAATGATTAAAGATATGCCACATTCAGTTGCTGTAGGTAATGCTGTACCAAAAATTAAAGAAGCCGCAACTTATATTACTGATACAAACAAAAACGGTGGTGTAAGTAAATTTATTAATGAACATATTTTAGGAGGTAAATAA
- a CDS encoding alpha/beta hydrolase family protein produces the protein MKKKRNIFKKINIFFQHFYKYMETPFSLGNNKSHIYMYPELRKMNKIMSNFYRHKDLQIIAFDNLVPFKFETEDGVVIDAMEYITDPKSDKWIISSHWFAGNKYWALYWAKPFIVLGYNILVYDFRNHGASEKSDVTMGLKESYDLLGAMNWLKNNKKYKTLGLMGVSMGAFTTNYVLAKHHDKLADYKVKFAISDVTYGSISTLLAHVRNTRFKHSLWKKSTIKVVNAIIKSQSEVTNCDWRDIDIFKYYEKENVPAKVPTFFSAGANDKVVPFADTYRIFVLRSQKNHDDEILVYDWSAHTLALKSHHNKQIYHWLKFENKIIKNDIATKKALEFFGISEEFMKKNPEEKKEIYTLHFNSSESK, from the coding sequence ATGAAGAAAAAAAGAAATATTTTTAAAAAAATTAATATCTTTTTTCAACACTTTTACAAGTATATGGAAACACCTTTTTCTTTGGGGAATAACAAATCACATATTTACATGTATCCTGAACTAAGAAAAATGAATAAGATTATGTCAAATTTTTATCGTCATAAAGATTTACAAATAATTGCTTTTGATAATTTAGTTCCATTCAAATTTGAAACAGAAGATGGTGTTGTAATTGACGCTATGGAATACATCACAGATCCTAAATCAGATAAGTGAATTATTTCTTCACATTGATTTGCAGGCAATAAATATTGAGCACTTTATTGAGCTAAACCTTTCATTGTTCTTGGCTATAATATTTTAGTTTATGATTTTCGAAATCATGGTGCAAGCGAAAAAAGTGATGTCACAATGGGACTTAAAGAATCTTATGATTTATTAGGTGCAATGAATTGATTAAAAAATAATAAAAAGTATAAAACTTTAGGTTTAATGGGTGTTAGCATGGGCGCATTTACTACTAATTATGTTTTAGCTAAACACCATGATAAGCTAGCTGATTATAAAGTTAAATTTGCAATCTCTGATGTTACATATGGTTCAATATCTACACTTTTGGCTCACGTAAGAAACACAAGATTTAAGCATTCTTTATGAAAGAAAAGTACAATTAAAGTTGTTAATGCTATCATTAAGTCTCAATCAGAAGTAACAAATTGTGACTGAAGAGATATTGATATTTTTAAATATTACGAAAAAGAAAATGTCCCAGCTAAAGTTCCAACCTTTTTTAGCGCAGGAGCAAATGATAAAGTTGTTCCGTTTGCTGATACATATCGGATTTTTGTTTTGAGATCCCAAAAAAATCATGACGATGAAATTTTGGTTTATGATTGATCGGCACACACATTAGCATTAAAAAGTCATCACAATAAACAAATTTATCATTGATTAAAATTTGAAAATAAAATTATTAAAAATGATATAGCTACAAAAAAAGCTTTAGAGTTTTTTGGTATTAGTGAAGAATTCATGAAGAAAAATCCTGAAGAAAAAAAAGAAATTTATACTTTACATTTTAATAGCAGCGAAAGCAAATAA